In one window of Microbacterium natoriense DNA:
- a CDS encoding ABC transporter substrate-binding protein, translating to MKMRRAWATGVSVVALGSLGLTGCTAGGSDAADDGTVTLTVWQNSTTGDGKQFWEDAAAAFHEENPDVTVKVTSIQNEDMDGKLQTAVNSGDMPDVFMARGGGKLADIVSAGKVKDLTDLIDDDVKTAFGDAPFSAFTIDGKIYGMPSAVLPGGIFYSKDLFAQAGITEEPKTLDDLEAAVDKLKAAGVAPIALGAKDAWPAAHWFYFFAVRACSQDIVQSLSTDPDFSDPCWLDAAENLADFAAVEPFNDGFLTTTAQQGANSSAGLLANHQAAMELMGAWDVGVIASLTPDEKPLPDLGWFPFPEVDGGDGDAGAMMGGVDGYSCAVDSPKECEEFLNFISSKTWQENYATAFQTIPASQDAKGAVTDPSLTPLMEAYSSAPYVSLWLDTALGQNVGNALNAGVVEMLAGQGDPQKLVDGIANAAARG from the coding sequence ATGAAGATGCGCAGAGCATGGGCGACCGGCGTGAGCGTCGTCGCACTGGGGTCGCTCGGCCTGACCGGGTGCACCGCCGGCGGATCCGACGCCGCAGATGACGGCACCGTGACGTTGACGGTCTGGCAGAACTCCACGACGGGTGACGGCAAGCAGTTCTGGGAGGATGCGGCCGCGGCATTCCACGAGGAGAACCCGGACGTGACCGTGAAGGTCACCTCGATCCAGAACGAGGACATGGACGGCAAGCTGCAGACCGCCGTCAACTCCGGCGACATGCCGGACGTCTTCATGGCGCGCGGCGGAGGCAAGCTCGCCGACATCGTGAGCGCAGGCAAGGTCAAGGACCTCACCGACCTCATCGACGACGACGTGAAGACCGCGTTCGGCGACGCGCCGTTCAGCGCGTTCACGATCGACGGCAAGATCTATGGCATGCCGAGCGCCGTCCTTCCGGGCGGGATCTTCTACAGCAAGGACCTGTTCGCCCAGGCCGGCATCACGGAGGAGCCGAAGACGCTCGACGACCTCGAAGCCGCGGTCGACAAGCTCAAGGCCGCCGGCGTCGCTCCCATCGCGCTCGGCGCGAAGGACGCCTGGCCTGCAGCACACTGGTTCTACTTCTTCGCGGTGCGCGCCTGCAGCCAGGACATCGTGCAGAGCCTCTCGACCGACCCCGACTTCTCGGACCCGTGCTGGCTGGACGCGGCCGAGAACCTCGCCGACTTCGCGGCGGTCGAGCCGTTCAACGACGGCTTCCTCACCACGACGGCGCAGCAGGGCGCGAACTCCTCCGCGGGCCTCCTCGCCAACCACCAGGCGGCCATGGAGCTCATGGGCGCGTGGGACGTGGGCGTGATCGCCAGCCTGACCCCCGACGAGAAGCCGCTGCCCGATCTCGGCTGGTTCCCGTTCCCAGAGGTCGACGGCGGTGACGGCGACGCAGGGGCGATGATGGGCGGCGTCGACGGCTACTCGTGCGCGGTCGATTCGCCGAAGGAGTGCGAGGAGTTCCTCAACTTCATCTCGTCGAAGACGTGGCAGGAGAACTACGCCACCGCATTCCAGACGATCCCGGCCAGCCAGGATGCGAAGGGCGCCGTGACCGACCCGTCGCTGACCCCGCTGATGGAGGCGTACAGCTCCGCCCCGTACGTGTCGCTGTGGCTCGACACCGCCCTCGGGCAGAACGTCGGCAACGCGCTCAACGCGGGTGTCGTCGAGATGCTCGCAGGGCAGGGCGACCCGCAGAAGCTCGTCGACGGCATCGCCAACGCGGCAGCGCGAGGCTGA
- a CDS encoding carbohydrate ABC transporter permease, whose protein sequence is MESSASEKSTRTGADRTSAPVRRPPRADWRKRGEIALLSGPALLVFLGFVIFPVMMAAFYGFFKWNGFGWPTEFVGLDNYVLMLQDQTFRDAVAHNFAIVVLSLVMQGPIAILFALLLNQKIRGRSLIRVLIFTPYVIAEVVVGTGWSLMLQDAGALNSLLEKWGLGALQNSWIADPSIAIWSLMIIITWKYIGFAVILMLAGMQSIPEELYEAAAIDGAGFWKTQWSITMPLLGPTIRIWAFLSVIGSLQLFDLVNIIWGQYIAATAGTSTMATYMYQNGHLAGNYGYGNAVAVMLFLISLVVALVYQRFVLRRDTEGALTGDSGKARRR, encoded by the coding sequence ATGGAATCCTCCGCGTCTGAGAAGAGCACCCGTACCGGAGCCGACCGCACGTCGGCTCCGGTACGGAGACCGCCGCGGGCCGACTGGCGCAAGCGCGGCGAGATCGCGCTCCTCTCAGGCCCCGCACTTCTCGTGTTCCTCGGCTTCGTCATCTTCCCGGTGATGATGGCCGCGTTCTACGGCTTCTTCAAGTGGAACGGCTTCGGCTGGCCCACCGAGTTCGTCGGACTCGACAACTACGTACTGATGCTGCAGGATCAGACCTTCCGCGACGCGGTGGCGCACAACTTCGCGATCGTCGTGCTGTCCCTGGTCATGCAGGGGCCGATCGCCATCCTGTTCGCGCTCCTGCTGAATCAGAAGATCCGCGGACGCTCGCTGATCCGCGTGCTGATCTTCACCCCGTACGTGATCGCCGAGGTGGTCGTCGGCACCGGGTGGAGCCTGATGCTCCAGGATGCCGGCGCGCTGAACTCCCTGCTCGAGAAGTGGGGCCTCGGCGCCCTGCAGAACTCGTGGATCGCCGATCCGTCGATCGCGATCTGGTCGCTCATGATCATCATCACCTGGAAGTACATCGGCTTCGCCGTGATCCTCATGCTCGCGGGCATGCAGTCGATTCCGGAGGAGCTCTACGAGGCGGCCGCGATCGACGGCGCCGGGTTCTGGAAGACCCAGTGGAGCATCACGATGCCGCTGCTCGGACCCACGATCCGGATCTGGGCGTTCCTGTCGGTCATCGGCTCGCTGCAACTGTTCGACCTCGTCAACATCATCTGGGGTCAGTACATCGCGGCCACCGCCGGAACGTCGACCATGGCCACCTACATGTATCAGAACGGGCACCTGGCGGGGAACTACGGCTACGGAAACGCCGTCGCCGTCATGCTCTTCCTCATCTCGCTCGTCGTGGCGCTGGTGTACCAGCGGTTCGTGCTGCGTCGAGACACCGAAGGCGCCCTCACGGGCGACAGCGGAAAGGCGCGCAGGCGATGA
- a CDS encoding MFS transporter encodes MTRGLAAMRDTGFRWFFLSRAITMIAGSMSSIALAFAVLGIDNAPESLAIVLTVFTLSNVVFLIFGGVVADRLPRALVIQSCYVIDILSIGTTAALLFSGTATIPLLAALSAVNGAASAFVMPAMQGIIPQLTTPEHLQQANAMLSFVRSATTIGGPIIAGALVASAGPAWVMVIQAGAWIVAIVLLALVKLPAPDPSRSSFFRDLRTGWHEFWSRTWMWSICLAFMVMNAFHIGAWGVAGPFIAKNDPRLGITGWGWVLSAEGAGILLMTLVMMWLPLRRPLRWGMLAVSALAIPLAVMGLYPQALIVAIAAFVAGAGVEVFNTGWNVTEMEQIPGDKLSRVASYDMLASFVAMPLGTLAFGWLIGHVDVSSLLIGSAIVYAAIALGTMLVPSVWRMGRIEGALTS; translated from the coding sequence ATGACTCGCGGCCTGGCGGCGATGCGCGACACCGGCTTCCGCTGGTTCTTCCTCTCGCGGGCGATCACGATGATCGCCGGTTCGATGTCGTCGATCGCCCTGGCCTTCGCCGTGCTGGGGATCGACAACGCCCCGGAGTCCCTCGCGATCGTGCTGACGGTGTTCACGTTGTCGAACGTCGTGTTCCTGATCTTCGGCGGCGTGGTCGCCGACCGACTGCCGCGCGCACTCGTGATCCAGAGCTGCTACGTGATCGACATCCTCTCGATCGGCACCACGGCGGCTCTCCTGTTCAGCGGCACCGCGACCATCCCGCTGCTCGCTGCGCTGTCGGCGGTGAACGGCGCGGCATCCGCCTTCGTGATGCCTGCCATGCAGGGCATCATCCCGCAGCTCACGACGCCGGAGCATCTGCAACAGGCGAACGCGATGCTCTCGTTCGTGCGCTCGGCGACGACGATCGGCGGCCCGATCATCGCCGGCGCCCTCGTCGCGTCAGCAGGGCCGGCCTGGGTCATGGTGATCCAGGCCGGGGCTTGGATCGTCGCGATCGTGCTCCTGGCGCTGGTGAAGCTGCCCGCGCCCGACCCGTCGAGGTCGAGCTTCTTCCGCGATCTGCGCACCGGGTGGCACGAGTTCTGGTCGCGCACCTGGATGTGGAGCATCTGCCTGGCGTTCATGGTGATGAACGCGTTCCACATCGGCGCATGGGGAGTCGCCGGTCCGTTCATCGCGAAGAACGACCCGCGCCTGGGTATCACGGGCTGGGGATGGGTGCTCAGCGCGGAAGGCGCCGGCATCCTCCTGATGACCCTGGTGATGATGTGGCTTCCGCTGCGCAGACCCCTGCGGTGGGGCATGCTGGCCGTCAGCGCCCTCGCGATCCCGCTGGCGGTGATGGGGCTCTATCCGCAGGCTCTCATCGTGGCGATCGCCGCTTTCGTCGCGGGCGCAGGCGTCGAGGTGTTCAACACAGGCTGGAACGTGACCGAGATGGAGCAGATCCCCGGTGACAAGCTGTCGCGTGTCGCGAGCTACGACATGCTGGCGAGCTTCGTCGCGATGCCCTTGGGCACTCTCGCCTTCGGCTGGCTGATCGGGCACGTCGACGTGTCGTCGCTGCTCATCGGCTCTGCGATCGTCTACGCGGCGATCGCGCTGGGCACGATGCTGGTGCCGAGCGTGTGGCGGATGGGCCGCATCGAGGGGGCGCTCACGAGCTGA
- a CDS encoding DUF6882 domain-containing protein — protein MTFAALQSLADRAALFTALRQDALVSATDDLGDHRWDADMNAGTITFTANADPSRQVVTRAQLIATIAPGPRSLLWAWAHPQGDAQGLAAQLRAHGLEQGIAELFDPELPFPADAPGDESWIAAAAHTVGGAAIEITGRSPYYSAPIGGGTRAVFLLDAPIPDLTVAAAVIALPRILSGLALADARTAVWDLARLAGWSLTWADENYTGASVVDASGSATFRFDEQARIIGFEGSLGAQG, from the coding sequence ATGACCTTCGCCGCCCTCCAGTCGCTCGCCGACCGCGCCGCCCTGTTCACCGCTCTCCGTCAGGATGCCCTGGTCAGCGCGACCGACGACCTCGGCGACCACCGCTGGGACGCCGACATGAACGCCGGCACGATCACCTTCACGGCGAATGCGGACCCCTCGCGACAGGTCGTCACGCGCGCCCAGCTGATCGCGACGATCGCACCGGGCCCGCGCTCGCTGCTGTGGGCATGGGCGCATCCTCAGGGCGACGCCCAGGGACTCGCGGCGCAGCTGCGCGCGCACGGACTCGAGCAGGGCATCGCCGAGCTGTTCGACCCTGAGCTTCCGTTCCCCGCCGATGCGCCCGGAGACGAATCCTGGATCGCTGCGGCCGCCCACACGGTCGGCGGAGCCGCGATCGAGATCACCGGGCGTTCACCGTATTACTCCGCACCGATCGGCGGCGGCACCCGCGCGGTCTTCCTGCTCGACGCGCCGATCCCCGATCTCACCGTGGCCGCGGCCGTCATCGCCCTCCCCCGCATCCTCTCGGGCCTGGCCCTGGCCGACGCACGGACCGCCGTGTGGGATCTCGCCCGCCTGGCCGGGTGGAGTCTGACCTGGGCGGACGAGAACTACACCGGGGCGTCCGTCGTCGACGCGTCGGGGTCGGCCACCTTCCGCTTCGACGAGCAGGCGCGCATCATCGGTTTCGAGGGATCGCTCGGCGCACAGGGGTGA
- a CDS encoding LacI family DNA-binding transcriptional regulator: MNRRPTITDVARAAGVSVATVSKAINDRDGVSASTHAHVLKVVAELGYESSLVATSMRRGRTHVIGVLVAEFEPFALQLLQGVSTALQDTPYDVLAYAGTVSAGEHVGWERRSLSRLGGTLIDGAILVTPTTTPAHSPVPIVAVDPHTGPDGPATVAVQNVDGARAATEHLISLGHRRIGHLRGRTDLESAHQREAGYRRALEDAGLPVDPALIADGGYRAASATAGANALLELSDPPTAVFAANDLSAIEMIRVAAERGLTTPGDLSVVGFDDVPQAASSIPQLTTVRQPLIEMGASAVRVLLSMLDGGDAEHVRMPAELVVRSSTAAPAS; this comes from the coding sequence ATGAACCGCAGACCGACGATCACCGACGTCGCCCGTGCAGCCGGGGTCTCCGTCGCCACCGTGTCGAAGGCGATCAACGACCGCGACGGCGTCTCGGCATCGACCCATGCCCATGTGCTCAAGGTCGTCGCGGAGCTCGGCTACGAGAGCTCGCTGGTCGCCACTTCCATGCGACGGGGCCGCACACACGTGATCGGCGTGCTCGTCGCCGAGTTCGAGCCTTTCGCGCTGCAGCTGCTGCAGGGCGTCTCGACCGCGCTGCAGGACACGCCCTACGACGTGCTCGCCTATGCCGGCACCGTCTCGGCCGGAGAGCACGTCGGCTGGGAACGCCGCTCCCTGTCACGACTGGGCGGCACTCTGATAGACGGCGCGATCCTCGTGACACCGACCACGACGCCTGCGCATTCCCCCGTGCCCATCGTCGCCGTCGACCCGCACACGGGACCCGACGGGCCTGCGACCGTGGCCGTGCAGAACGTCGACGGCGCCCGAGCGGCCACAGAGCACCTGATCTCGCTGGGCCACCGCCGCATCGGCCATCTGCGAGGACGCACCGACCTCGAGTCGGCGCATCAGCGCGAGGCGGGCTACCGACGGGCCCTCGAGGATGCGGGGCTGCCCGTCGACCCTGCGCTCATCGCCGACGGCGGCTACCGCGCGGCCTCCGCGACAGCCGGCGCGAACGCTCTGCTCGAGCTGTCCGATCCCCCCACCGCGGTGTTCGCCGCGAACGATCTCAGCGCGATCGAGATGATCCGCGTCGCCGCCGAACGCGGTCTCACGACGCCCGGCGATCTGTCGGTCGTGGGGTTCGACGATGTGCCGCAAGCCGCCTCGAGCATCCCTCAGCTCACCACTGTGCGTCAGCCGCTCATCGAGATGGGCGCCTCCGCCGTCCGCGTGCTTCTCTCGATGCTCGACGGCGGCGACGCCGAGCACGTGCGGATGCCCGCCGAGCTCGTCGTCCGCTCCTCGACCGCGGCCCCGGCGTCCTGA
- a CDS encoding carbohydrate ABC transporter permease, with product MTDTLKTSVAIPVATIRGRRNAAGIRWGSPGVYLLALVLITICITPVLYIVVGGFRTNSQITADPSAWPSPWVIANYTDVLGSEAFWNAMRNSVISGVGTTLGAVVLGVMASYVIARYEFSGKAVMYSLFAAGLMFPVTVAITPLYLLIRNLGLVNNLAGIILPQIAFALPTTIIILVPFLKAIPKELEEAASIDGASRLGFFWRMVIPLSLPGVITVGILAFIGAWNGYMLPLFILNDQSLLTLPLGVQNFASQYSVDTARVLAYTSLSMLPALVFFSLFERRIVGGLTGAVKG from the coding sequence ATGACCGACACCCTCAAGACCTCGGTCGCGATCCCGGTCGCGACGATCCGCGGGCGGCGCAACGCCGCCGGCATCCGCTGGGGGAGCCCCGGCGTCTACCTGCTCGCTCTCGTCCTCATCACGATCTGCATCACGCCCGTGCTGTACATCGTGGTCGGAGGCTTCCGCACCAACTCGCAGATCACCGCCGACCCCTCGGCATGGCCGTCGCCGTGGGTGATCGCGAACTACACCGACGTGCTCGGCAGCGAGGCGTTCTGGAACGCGATGCGCAACTCGGTGATCTCCGGCGTCGGCACGACGCTCGGCGCGGTCGTGCTCGGGGTGATGGCGAGCTATGTCATCGCCCGCTACGAGTTCAGCGGCAAGGCGGTGATGTACTCGCTGTTCGCGGCCGGACTGATGTTCCCTGTGACCGTCGCCATCACGCCGCTGTACCTGCTGATCCGCAATCTCGGACTCGTGAACAATCTGGCCGGCATCATCCTGCCCCAGATCGCGTTCGCGCTGCCGACCACGATCATCATCCTCGTGCCGTTCCTGAAGGCGATCCCGAAGGAGCTCGAAGAGGCGGCCTCGATCGACGGCGCATCGCGCCTCGGGTTCTTCTGGCGCATGGTGATCCCGCTGAGCCTGCCAGGTGTGATCACGGTCGGAATCCTCGCGTTCATCGGCGCGTGGAACGGCTACATGCTGCCGTTGTTCATCCTGAACGACCAGAGCCTGCTCACGCTGCCGCTGGGCGTGCAGAACTTCGCATCGCAGTACTCGGTCGACACGGCGCGCGTGCTCGCATACACCTCGCTGTCGATGCTGCCCGCGCTGGTCTTCTTCAGCCTGTTCGAGCGACGCATCGTCGGCGGACTGACCGGAGCCGT